From Hippoglossus stenolepis isolate QCI-W04-F060 chromosome 4, HSTE1.2, whole genome shotgun sequence, a single genomic window includes:
- the ppp2r1bb gene encoding serine/threonine-protein phosphatase 2A 65 kDa regulatory subunit A beta isoform — protein MAGADGDDSLYPIAVLIDELRNEDVQLRLNSIKKLSTIALALGVERTRTELLPFLTDTIYDEDEVLLALAEQLGNFTMLVGGPEYVHCLLPPLESLATVEETVVRDKAVESLRKISQEHSPVDLEVHFEPLVKRLASGDWFTSRTSACGLFSVCYPRVSSSVKAEIRQHFRTLCSDDTPMVRRAAASKLGEFAKVLELDYVKSDIISLFTALASDEQDSVRLLAVEACVSIATLLPQEDLETLVMPTLRQAAEDKSWRVRYMVADKFSELQKAVGPEITKNDLVPAFQNLLKDCEAEVRAAAANKVKEFCENLPEDSREQIIMTHILPCVKELVSDTNQHVKSALASVIMGLSTILGKDNTIEHLLPLFLAQLKDECPEVRLNIISNLDCVNEVIGIRQLSQSLLPAIVELAEDAKWRVRLAIIEYMPLLAGQLGVEFFDEKLNTLCMAWLIDHVYAIREAATCNLMKLVEKFGAEWAQNTIVPKVLGMANDPNYLHRMTTLFCINALSEACGQDITTKQMLPVVLKMSNDQVANVRFNVAKSLQKIGPVLDSNALQTEVKPVLEKLATDTDMDVKYFAQEAISVLVLA, from the exons aTGGCAGGAGCTGATGGAGACGACTCCCTCTACCCCATCGCTGTTCTCATCGATGAACTGCGGAACGAGGATGTTCAG TTACGACTGAACAGCATTAAGAAGCTGTCCACTATTGCTCTGGCGCTTGGAGTCGAGAGGACTCGCACTGAACTCCTTCCCTTCCTCACAG ATACCATctatgatgaagatgaagttctGCTGGCCTTGGCTGAGCAGCTTGGCAATTTCACTATGTTGGTGGGAGGGCCCGAGTATGTCCACTGTCTCCTG CCTCCTCTGGAGAGTCTAGCTACAGTGGAAGAAACGGTAGTAAGAGACAAAGCTGTGGAGTCACTGCGCAAGATCTCTCAGGAGCACTCTCCAGTTGACCTGGAGGTCCATTTTGAGCCTTTGGTGAAGCGGCTGGCCAGTGGTGACTGGTTCACTTCTCGTACATCTGCTTGTGGCCTGTTTAGTGTGTGTTATCCTCGTGTCTCCAGCTCTGTCAAGGCTGAGATTCGTCA GCATTTCCGCACCTTGTGTTCAGATGACACTCCTATGGTGCGTCGTGCTGCAGCATCTAAACTGGGGGAGTTTGCCAAAGTCCTCGAGCTTGATTATGTAAAAAGCGACATTATTTCCCTCTTCACTGCTCTGGCCTCTGACGAGCAG GACTCTGTGCGCCTGCTTGCAGTGGAAGCATGTGTGAGCATCGCCACTCTGCTGCCCCAGGAGGACCTGGAGACGCTGGTCATGCCAACGCTGCGCCAGGCTGCGGAGGATAAGTCCTGGAGGGTTCGCTACATGGTGGCTGACAAGTTCTCTGAA CTCCAGAAAGCAGTGGGACCGGAGATCACCAAGAACGATCTGGTCCCGGCCTTCCAGAATCTCCTGAAGGACTGTGAAGCTGAGGTTCGCGCTGCTGCAGCcaacaaagtcaaag AATTCTGCGAAAACCTCCCAGAGGACAGCCGTGAGCAAATCATCATGACTCACATTCTGCCCTGtgtcaag GAGCTCGTTTCAGACACCAACCAGCATGTGAAGTCAGCCCTGGCCTCAGTCATTATGGGCCTTTCAACCATCCTGGGCAAGGACAACACAATAGAGCACTTACTGCCTCTCTTCCTGGCTCAGCTCAAGGACGAG TGCCCCGAGGTGCGTCTCAACATCATCTCTAATCTCGACTGTGTGAACGAAGTGATTGGCATCCGTCAGCTCTCCCAGTCACTGCTGCCGGCCATAGTGGAGCTGGCAGAGGATGCGAAGTGGAGGGTCCGCCTCGCCATCATAGAGTACATGCCCCTGTTGGCAGGACAACTG GGAGTGGAGTTCTTTGATGAGAAGCTCAACACCCTTTGTATGGCCTGGCTCATTGATCATG TGTATGCCATCCGTGAGGCGGCCACCTGTAATCTAATGAAGCTGGTGGAGAAGTTTGGAGCTGAATGGGCTCAGAACACCATCGTACCCAAAGTGCTGGGCATGGCCAACGACCCCAATTACCTCCACAGGATGACCACTCTGTTCTGCATCAAT GCTCTGTCAGAGGCTTGTGGCCAGGACATCACCACTAAGCAGATGTTGCCAGTGGTGCTCAAGATGTCCAACGACCAGGTTGCCAACGTTCGCTTCAATGTGGCAAAGTCCCTTCAGAAGATTGGGCCCGTCCTTGACAGCAA TGCCCTTCAGACGGAGGTGAAGCCAGTGCTGGAGAAGCtggccacagacacagacatggaTGTCAAGTACTTTGCCCAGGAAGCTATCAGTG TTCTGGTCCTAGCATAA
- the med29 gene encoding mediator of RNA polymerase II transcription subunit 29 produces MASQQQQQPGGPMSQPGLQQQAALQQQQQQQLSQQQDFDPVHRFKMLIPQLKESLQNVMKIASLNLAHNTSIDNGIKSSDTSVQRFDKSLEEFYALCDQLELCLRLAYECLSQSIDSAKHSPNLVPTATKPDTVQTESMSYAQYLGMIKSQISCAKDIHNALLECSKKIAGKGQAQGIM; encoded by the exons ATGGcgtcccagcagcagcagcagcccggaGGACCGATGTCTCAGCCCGGGCTACAACAACAAGCCgctctgcaacaacaacagcagcaacaactgaGTCAACAGCAGGACTTCGACCCGGTCCACAGGTTTAAGATGCTCATTCCACAGCTGAAGGAGAGTCTGCAG AATGTGATGAAGATCGCGTCCCTGAATCTGGCTCATAACACATCAATAGACAACGGCAT TAAAAGTAGCGACACCTCTGTTCAGCGCTTTGACAAAAGCCTCGAGGAGTTTTATGCCCTCTGCGATCAACTGGAGCTGTGTTTG cGGCTGGCTTACGAGTGCCTTTCCCAGAGCATCGACAGCGCCAAACATTCACCCAACCTGGTCCCAACAGCCACCAAGCCGGACACGGTGCAGACGGAGTCCATGTCCTACGCCCAGTACCTCGGCATGATCAAGTCTCAGATCTCCTGCGCCAAAGATATCCACAACGCTCTGCTGGAGTGTTCCAAGAAGATCGCAGGGAAGGGACAGGCTCAGGGAATCATGTGA